The following are from one region of the Candidatus Methylacidiphilales bacterium genome:
- a CDS encoding glycine zipper 2TM domain-containing protein, which produces YTRDQARQVVDVRTATVESVRAVLIEGTKTPIGTAAGAVVGGIAGSNVGGGKGSAVGTVLGTVAGGVVGSAIEEGATRQPATEITVRFDDGRMIAVVQAGDEKFEPGDKVRVLTGNGVTRISH; this is translated from the coding sequence CTATACCCGTGACCAGGCGCGGCAGGTGGTGGATGTGCGCACGGCCACCGTTGAAAGTGTGCGCGCGGTATTGATCGAAGGCACCAAGACACCTATCGGCACGGCAGCGGGTGCGGTGGTGGGGGGAATCGCCGGCAGCAATGTCGGCGGCGGCAAGGGCAGCGCGGTGGGTACGGTGCTGGGCACCGTGGCAGGGGGAGTGGTGGGTTCCGCGATTGAAGAGGGCGCGACCCGCCAGCCAGCCACGGAAATTACGGTCAGGTTTGATGACGGCAGGATGATCGCGGTGGTCCAGGCCGGGGATGAAAAATTCGAACCCGGTGACAAGGTGCGGGTGCTGACCGGCAACGGCGTGACGCGCATCAGCCATTGA
- a CDS encoding adenylate/guanylate cyclase domain-containing protein yields MTQSIEEIKSRIISAQKTGDYLREYDLAQAALESSPDDEFFQYCSVLALARCNAKQRALDSFYSYKLHLSDSEYVRALEARILKDLAFINLDKETFSAAAVTYHQEFIKTGGHYSAVNAATLYLLSGDHRQACELANSAIQIARQDRGPQYFPLTTQAEAYLLLNRQAEARKMIGEAAKHNERNLLTRARTHRQLKLVCNYLGIDPEILDPLLPETVIHYCGHIYDQHRPLGKKDEHELLLRIETVISDMHCAVAYGSLAAGADIMFAESILKQGGELNIWLPFGIESFCDVLVRTAGEDWGKRFHDCIKGAHTVSCATESDYLGEDSLFKFCSDVAMGMAIMRANSLNTRLKQLAVWNQRESSRSSGTYLNIAKWKELGHQTEIIPCPAELPKPYVRKVQGSYPENRREPHAILFADIRGYSKLSDRDIVWYFNVLQPRLAKALEEFQPEILHLNTWGDAIFLVTDKASTAARIAVALDNAIDEIDQTSLDLEAPLLMRIGLHYGPVYKLYDSLAQYFTYSSNDVNKTARIEPVTPPGEIFGTEPFVAMLEIEGEGWASFEYAGTIPSAKNFGAFRMFHVKPKHKQAALMCSLD; encoded by the coding sequence GCGCCCAGAAGACTGGCGACTACCTGAGGGAGTACGATCTGGCGCAGGCCGCGCTCGAATCCAGTCCCGATGATGAGTTTTTTCAGTATTGCTCGGTATTGGCGCTGGCAAGGTGCAATGCAAAACAACGGGCGCTGGATAGCTTCTATTCCTACAAGCTGCATTTGAGCGATAGCGAGTATGTCCGGGCGCTGGAAGCACGCATACTGAAAGATCTGGCTTTTATAAACCTGGACAAGGAAACATTCAGTGCTGCGGCGGTAACCTACCATCAGGAATTCATCAAGACCGGCGGACATTATTCCGCCGTCAACGCCGCCACCCTTTATTTGCTCTCCGGCGACCACAGGCAGGCTTGTGAGCTGGCCAATTCGGCAATCCAGATCGCCCGTCAGGATCGCGGCCCCCAATATTTCCCGCTGACCACCCAGGCCGAGGCTTACCTCCTGTTGAACCGGCAGGCTGAAGCAAGGAAGATGATTGGAGAGGCGGCGAAACATAACGAAAGAAACCTGCTCACCCGGGCGCGCACACACCGCCAACTCAAGCTGGTTTGCAATTATCTTGGCATCGACCCGGAAATTCTGGATCCGTTGCTCCCTGAAACGGTGATTCATTATTGCGGCCATATTTATGACCAGCATCGGCCCCTGGGTAAAAAGGACGAGCACGAACTTCTCCTGCGGATCGAAACCGTGATTTCAGACATGCATTGCGCAGTCGCCTATGGTTCGCTGGCGGCAGGCGCCGACATCATGTTTGCCGAATCCATTCTGAAGCAGGGCGGTGAACTGAATATCTGGCTGCCTTTCGGGATAGAAAGCTTTTGCGATGTGCTGGTGCGCACCGCCGGGGAAGATTGGGGCAAACGTTTCCATGACTGCATAAAGGGAGCCCATACGGTTTCCTGCGCGACAGAGTCGGATTATCTCGGCGAAGATTCGCTGTTCAAGTTTTGCTCGGATGTGGCAATGGGCATGGCGATCATGCGGGCCAATTCGCTCAATACCAGGCTGAAGCAATTGGCCGTGTGGAATCAAAGGGAGTCGAGCCGAAGCTCGGGAACCTATCTGAATATTGCGAAGTGGAAAGAGCTGGGCCACCAGACTGAAATCATTCCCTGTCCGGCCGAGTTGCCCAAACCCTATGTCCGCAAGGTTCAGGGGAGCTATCCGGAAAACCGGCGCGAACCCCATGCAATCCTGTTTGCCGATATCCGGGGATATAGCAAATTATCCGACCGCGATATTGTCTGGTACTTTAATGTGCTTCAGCCACGGCTGGCCAAAGCCCTGGAGGAATTCCAACCGGAAATCCTTCACCTGAACACCTGGGGCGACGCGATATTCCTGGTGACTGACAAGGCTTCGACTGCGGCCAGAATAGCGGTGGCGCTGGACAATGCGATAGACGAGATCGATCAAACCAGCCTCGATCTGGAAGCACCGCTGCTGATGCGGATCGGTTTGCATTACGGGCCGGTTTACAAGCTTTACGATTCGCTGGCACAGTACTTCACCTATTCCAGCAATGACGTCAATAAAACTGCGCGGATCGAGCCCGTGACGCCGCCGGGCGAGATATTCGGTACGGAACCTTTTGTGGCGATGCTTGAAATAGAGGGCGAGGGTTGGGCCAGCTTTGAGTATGCGGGAACCATTCCAAGCGCGAAAAATTTCGGCGCCTTCAGGATGTTCCACGTAAAGCCGAAACATAAACAGGCCGCGTTGATGTGTTCTCTGGATTAA